One segment of Setaria viridis chromosome 4, Setaria_viridis_v4.0, whole genome shotgun sequence DNA contains the following:
- the LOC117853621 gene encoding receptor protein kinase WSS1, with the protein MGRKIKHFLVSLLSCCIAAAAAAGIGSSSDADVIADLVRSLAKLPSTWTAGGDACSFKGVTCSAAGRVTAIDLAGQGLAGTLPSSISNLTAPESLQLQGNALSGAVPPLRSPALTRLSLDGNAFTSLPGDFLRATPALLSLSIDGLPLPSWPFPAAIFGCPSLHTFSASNTNLTCAFPAAALVSNLTSIRTLRLSHNNLTGVIPADQGPVPVFASAVAVDDVVAGNGFCLEKPGPCDAQVSTLLQVAEGFGYPLHLARSWTGNDPCSGWVGVICDMSDVEILGLTSYNLSGTISPAIANLKGLRKLDLANINLTGEIPDALAALPNLSLADVRNNRLTGQLPKFRESVDVSADGNSPSLWNHHGSGQGSQSQWRLFIIFRLHGCLIKV; encoded by the exons ATGGGGAGGAAGATCAAGCATTTCCTGGTCTCCCTCCTCTCGTGCtgcattgctgctgctgctgcggcgggaATCGGATCCTCatccgacgccgacgtcatcgCCGACCTCGTTCGATCCCTCGCGAAGCTGCCCTCCACCTggaccgccggcggcgacgcttGCTCCTTCAAGGGCGTCACCTGCTCCGCTGCCGGCCGCGTCACCGCCATCGACCTTGCGGGGCAAGGCCTGGCGGGGACGCTGCCGTCCTCCATCTCCAACCTCACCGCGCCCGAGTCGCTCCAGCTCCAGGGCAACGCCCTCTCCGGCGCCGTCCCGCCGCTCCGATCCCCCGCCCTCACCCGCCTCTCCCTCGACGGCAACGCCTTCACCTCCCTCCCCGgggacttcctccgcgcgactCCCGCGCTGCTGAGCCTTAGCATCGACGGTCTCCCCCTGCCGTCGTGGCCGTTCCCCGCCGCCATCTTCGGTTGCCCTTCCCTCCACACCTTCTCCGCCTCCAACACCAACCTCACCTGCGCCttcccggcggcggccctggtCTCGAACCTCACGTCGATCAGGACGCTGCGCCTGTCCCACAACAATCTCACCGGCGTCATACCGGC GGACCAGGGCCCGGTGCCGGTGTTCGCGTCCGCCGTGGCCGTCGACGACGTGGTCGCCGGCAACGGGTTCTGCTTGGAAAAACCCGGGCCATGCGACGCGCAGGTGAGCACTCTGCTCCAGGTGGCCGAGGGGTTTGGTTACCCGCTTCATCTCGCAAGGTCATGGACGGGGAACGACCCCTGCAGTGGCTGGGTGGGCGTGATATGCGACATGTCAGATGTAGAGATTCTCGGCCTGACGAGCTACAACTTGTCAGGGACAATATCACCGGCCATTGCCAACTTGAAAGGGCTTAGGAAGCTTGACCTGGCCAACATCAATCTCACCGGGGAGATTCCGGATGCGCTCGCGGCATTGCCGAACCTTAGCCTTGCTGATGTCAGAAACAATAGGCTCACCGGCCAACTGCCCAAGTTTAGGGAGTCAGTTGATGTGTCAGCAGATGGGAACAGCCCGAGTTTGTGGAATCATCATGGTTCAGGACAAGGTAGTCAGTCTCAATGGAggctcttcatcatcttcagaCTCCACGGATGCCTCATCAAAGTCTAG
- the LOC117854008 gene encoding 5-epiaristolochene 1,3-dihydroxylase has product MLISCYLLLALLPLVLLIFLRPRLQQRLRNEAPPLRLPPGPWRLPVIGSLHHLIMNPLKHRVLADLARRCDAPVMYLRLGELDAVVVSSPDAAREVMKTHDVTFASRPLNATARATAAHGLGLVMTPYGERWRQLRKVCAVELLSAKRVRSFRPIREDETAQLVADIAAACPPGGEPVNITQRLATLITDSSFRAMMGERFKYRDEFRESLSQMVKIAAGFNVRDMFPSSRLMCGISGTVRKSRAFHRKIYQLIDYAIDQHGERKAAGGAAAAAAEDMIDVLLRIQKEDSLDYSSLSIGTIKAVILDLFAGGSETTSTTISWAIAELMRNPSVMQKVQEEVWHAVQDKSRVSEDDLVNFHYLKLVIKETLRLHPAAPLLIPRECQEPCQILGDPKYWDEPEAFKPERFEGVAFDYSGTDFRYIPFGAGRRICPGATFALANIELNLATLIFHFDWKFPAGVMPGDVDLTEEMGITVRPKRDLYMHASVRVPLPAREPLI; this is encoded by the exons gCCACGGCTGCAGCAGAGGCTTCGCAACGAAGCACCACCTCTGAGACTCCCTCCCGGTCCATGGCGGCTCCCCGTCATCGGCAGCCTCCACCACCTCATCATGAACCCGCTCAAGCACCGCGTCCTGGCCGACCTCGCGCGCCGGTGCGACGCCCCAGTCATGTACCTCCGGCTCGGCGAGCTGGACGCGGTGGTCGTGTCGTCCCCGGACGCCGCCCGGGAGGTCATGAAGACGCACGACGTCACCTTCGCGTCGCGACCGCTGAACGCGACGGCGAGGGCCACGGCCGCCCACGGGCTGGGCCTCGTGATGACGCCGtacggcgagcggtggcggcagctccgCAAGGTCTGCGCCGTGGAGCTCCTCAGCGCCAAGAGGGTGCGGTCCTTCCGCCCCATACGCGAGGACGAGACCGCCCAGCTCGTcgccgacatcgccgccgcgtGCCCGCCCGGCGGCGAGCCCGTGAACATCACCCAGCGGTTAGCCACGCTCATCACGGACTCGTCGTTTCGCGCCATGATGGGAGAGCGGTTCAAGTACCGTGACGAGTTCCGGGAGTCCCTCTCCCAGATGGTGAAGATCGCTGCCGGGTTCAACGTACGCGACATGTTCCCGTCCTCGAGGCTCATGTGCGGCATCAGTGGCACGGTGCGCAAGTCCAGGGCGTTCCACCGCAAAATCTACCAGCTGATAGACTACGCCATCGACCAACATGGGGAGCGGAAAGCGGcagggggcgccgccgccgccgccgccgaggacatGATTGATGTTCTTTTGAGAATCCAGAAGGAAGATAGCCTCGACTACAGCTCTCTCTCCATTGGGACTATCAAAGCCGTCATCCTT GACTTGTTTGCAGGTGGAAGTGAAACAACATCAACGACTATCAGTTGGGCTATAGCAGAGCTCATGAGGAACCCTAGTGTAATGCAGAAAGTACAGGAGGAGGTTTGGCACGCAGTGCAAGACAAGTCGAGGGTAAGCGAAGATGACTTGGTTAACTTCCATTATCTAAAACTCGTCATCAAGGAAACTCTAAGGTTGCACCCAGCAGCACCCCTGCTCATCCCAAGAGAGTGCCAGGAGCCATGCCAGATTCTTGG GGACCCGAAATATTGGGACGAACCCGAAGCCTTCAAGCCAGAGCGATTTGAAGGGGTCGCATTCGACTACAGTGGCACCGACTTCCGATACATACCATTCGGAGCTGGTAGAAGGATTTGCCCGGGCGCGACGTTCGCCTTGGCAAACATAGAGCTCAATCTCGCCACGCTTATCTTCCACTTCGACTGGAAGTTTCCGGCTGGAGTCATGCCAGGCGATGTGGACCTAACGGAGGAGATGGGCATCACCGTGCGTCCCAAGAGGGACCTGTACATGCACGCGAGCGTGCGTGTGCCACTGCCTGCGAGGGAGCCCTTGATTTGA